A single region of the Fusarium fujikuroi IMI 58289 draft genome, chromosome FFUJ_chr05 genome encodes:
- a CDS encoding probable 3-isopropylmalate dehydrogenase beta: MSENKVFRVLILPGDHVGPEIMAEALKVLDIIEASRPDIRFERDTDIVGGCSIDKHGTPVTDAVLEKALASDAVLFGSIGGPEWAGVEPTPESGLLKLRQRLDAFANLRPCEILVPSLVSASPIKAELVAGTKFIVVRENCGGAYFGKKEESEDEASDLWIYSRPEVERLARVSAAVARILHASSGKANDGSKPVVWSADKANVLASGRLWRRATTDIFNKELTDIDLRHQLADSLAMLMVLDPKRFNNSVIHTDNTFGDVLSDISGGITGTLGVLPSASLAGVPGEGSCKGIYEPVHGSAPDISGKNLANPVAQILSLAMMLRYSFLLEKEADAIEQSVSKVLDTKEGGGLEIRTKDLGGSAKCSEVGDAVCKVLKDLLKN; the protein is encoded by the coding sequence TCATGGCCGAGgccctcaaagtcctcgaCATAATTGAAGCAAGCCGCCCAGACATCCGGTTTGAGCGAGACACAGATATTGTCGGCGGATGCAGTATCGACAAGCACGGCACTCCCGTCACAGACGCCGTCCTCGAAAAAGCCCTAGCCAGCGACGCCGTCCTCTTCGGCAGCATCGGCGGTCCAGAATGGGCAGGCGTAGAACCAACTCCCGAGTCAGGACTCTTGAAGCTGCGTCAACGTCTCGATGCCTTCGCCAACCTGCGTCCTTGCGAGATCCTCGTTCCATCGCTAGTTAGCGCATCGCCTATTAAAGCTGAGCTTGTAGCCGGGACAAAGTTCATTGTTGTTCGGGAGAATTGCGGCGGTGCTTACTttggcaagaaggaagagagtgaagatgaagcgTCTGATCTTTGGATCTATTCACGACCTGAGGTTGAGAGATTGGCTCGTGTGAGTGCAGCTGTTGCGAGGATCTTGCATGCGAGCAGTGGGAAGGCGAATGATGGTAGTAAACCTGTGGTTTGGAGTGCAGACAAGGCCAACGTCCTTGCGAGTGGCCGTCTCTGGAGGCGTGCAACTAcagacatcttcaacaaggaaCTCACAGATATTGATCTTCGCCATCAGCTCGCTGATAGTCTCGCCATGTTAATGGTCCTTGATCCCAAGCGCTTCAACAACAGCGTCATTCACACTGACAACACATTCGGCGACGTGCTCTCCGACATCTCCGGTGGCATCACAGGCACTCTCGGTGTCCTCCCCAGCGCAAGTCTCGCCGGCGTTCCAGGTGAGGGATCTTGCAAGGGCATTTATGAGCCTGTTCACGGAAGTGCGCCTGATATCTCGGGCAAGAACCTCGCCAATCCTGTAGCGCAGATCTTGAGTCTAGCGATGATGTTACGATACTCGTTTTTGCTAGAGAAAGAGGCCGATGCGATTGAGCAGTCTGTTTCCAAGGTTCTAGATACCAAGGAGGGCGGTGGGCTAGAGATTAGGACAAAGGATCTTGGGGGTAGTGCAAAGTGCAGCGAGGTTGGAGATGCGGTTTGTAAGGTCCTGAAAGATTTGTTGAAGAATTAG
- a CDS encoding related to decarboxylase DEC1: MVFGSLSVQDDRAIPVFAPPYVSQEPFHFSNMTIVSISYRVQASQIQHLVPQELELEDQPIMTSLFIHYGTSTVGEYNEYVHTVRVKYNNDIYDYSLVLLLDNDSAIFAGREIFGYPKIFGKVNFHPSAGSRVMMGNAERPAGRSLIEFEFAPKALFDVPLGEATPPKVLNLRVIPSTDQAEPALREFVAVDMQFEFSERWSGEGSLKFNKGFASTPWADLDVVSYIGSWMGKSKVVLGNKVDRFPLR; this comes from the coding sequence ATGGTTTTCGGATCACTCTCTGTGCAAGACGACAGGGCCATTCCCGTTTTCGCACCACCATACGTCTCCCAAGAACCGTTCCACTTCAGCAACATGACTATCGTCTCCATCTCTTACCGCGTTCAAGCCTCGCAGATTCAACACCTTGTACCCCAGGAACTCGAACTGGAAGACCAACCAATCATGACTTCCTTATTTATCCACTATGGCACTTCTACCGTGGGCGAATACAACGAATACGTCCATACCGTGCGAGTCAAGTATAACAACGACATATACGACTATTCACTAGTTCTACTTCTCGACAATGACAGCGCCATTTTCGCTGGGAGAGAAATCTTTGGCTATCCCAAGATCTTTGGAAAAGTCAATTTTCACCCGTCAGCTGGGTCGAGAGTCATGATGGGAAACGCAGAACGTCCTGCAGGACGGTCTCTgattgagtttgagtttgCGCCAAAGGCGCTTTTTGATGTTCCACTGGGAGAAGCGACTCCGCCCAAGGTGCTGAATCTGCGCGTCATCCCGAGTACAGACCAAGCTGAGCCTGCGTTGAGGGAATTTGTGGCTGTTGATATGCAGTTTGAGTTTAGTGAGAGATGGAGTGGAGAAGGAAGTCTCAAGTTTAACAAAGGATTTGCGTCGACTCCATGGGCTGATCTGGATGTTGTTTCGTACATTGGTTCTTGGATGGGGAAGAGCAAGGTGGTCCTTGGTAACAAAGTTGATCGCTTCCCTCTTAGATAA
- a CDS encoding ADH2-Alcohol dehydrogenase II — protein MMKAFSYDNPASGLQLKDLPVPEPDDESVLIEVKAAGICHSDCHIVSGHGDDYIAKKPIVLGHEVAGIIKNLGRNVSGFQIGDAVTLALLMHPVSERINGAYVGLSFDGGYGQFVVAPQKVLVKIPDGISFAQAAVATDALATSHHAVVGEAGAQPGLTMGIVGLGGLGMHGLQFACLKGSTVYGFDVNEDKFTQAKGYGAKDCFASLDDATNAGLAFDVIVDFVGHSSTTSSAIRTVKPGGKVITVGLASSDVTIPSNTGSGYILKGVTIVGSIGASMQDLKDVLGLLARGAIKPELTEVAFEEIPETIKRLAEGTVAGRVWTDPSKAVY, from the coding sequence ATGATGAAAGCCTTTTCCTATGATAATCCCGCCTCTGGTCTTCAACTGAAAGACTTGCCTGTCCCGGAgccagatgatgagagtgttCTCATTGAGGTCAAGGCCGCAGGAATATGTCACTCAGATTGTCACATCGTCAGTGGCCACGGAGACGACTACATCGCCAAAAAGCCAATTGTGCTCGGCCACGAAGTCGCGGGGATTATTAAGAATCTCGGTCGAAATGTTTCTGGCTTTCAGATCGGAGACGCTGTCACACTCGCGCTCCTAATGCACCCTGTCTCGGAGCGTATCAACGGCGCATACGTCGGGTTGAGCTTCGATGGCGGTTATGGCCAATTTGTCGTCGCGCCACAGAAAGTTCTCGTTAAAATACCTGACGGTATATCTTTCGCACAAGCTGCTGTTGCGACAGATGCGTTGGCGACTTCTCACCACGCGGTCGTAGGTGAAGCCGGCGCTCAGCCCGGATTGACAATGGGTATTGTTGGTCTGGGCGGGCTGGGTATGCATGGTTTACAATTTGCCTGCCTAAAAGGATCCACCGTGTATGGATTCGATGTCAATGAAGACAAGTTTACGCAAGCAAAAGGCTATGGGGCGAAGGACTGCTTTGCGTCTCTTGACGATGCAACCAATGCTGGCTTAGCATTCGATGTTATTGTTGACTTTGTCGGCCACTCTTCAACCACGTCAAGTGCGATCAGGACTGTGAAACCAGGTGGCAAAGTCATCACTGTTGGTCTTGCGTCGTCGGACGTCACGATTCCATCAAACACAGGTTCGGGGTACATCCTTAAGGGCGTCACCATCGTTGGATCCATTGGCGCATCAATGCAGGACCTGAAAGATGTTCTGGGACTTCTAGCTAGGGGCGCTATCAAGCCAGAGCTTACAGAGGTCGCCTTTGAGGAAATACCAGAGACTATCAAGCGGCTGGCAGAGGGAACTGTGGCAGGTCGAGTTTGGACGGACCCAAGCAAGGCAGTGTATTAA
- a CDS encoding probable DUR3-Urea permease: MDLTYRSDESSVVPSPLPQSVGYGVVVAAGLAFAFGMMGLTAILKKTLNEDNSKVETFMVANRTVRTGLVASAVVSSWLWSTALLSCVLVTYSYGISGAFWYGAGCSTVIVFFGYLGTVCKGRVPEAHTILEVIRIRYGTVAHLSFTFLAIVNNLLNTINMILGASAAISFFFLTDYIHTFAILILSCWLTAKVITSESVGSIGRLYDLVVAAQSNHVVEGNYEGSLLTMTSQQGIYFAIILLTSNFGAVVMDTGYFLKAFAASPSAVVPGYVLGGISYFSIPWSLGTVVGMASLGLEALPIFPTYPRLMTGAEVTNGLALPYVAVAVAGKGGAVAVLLMTFMAVTSTLSAQILAVSSILTFDIYRVYFNQEASNEQVIRWGHIGVVFFGVVAAAFTAMFHYIGVDMGWTLYMLGILTCPGVIPLIFTIIWRKQTKLAAISSAFLGMATGLGVWLGSAYAFSGKVTVASTGGTLPCMYGTVASLFSPLLYSVAVTYIRPDNYDWSRFKEQRLAVEPDESSSASDTSQGKGPEQVTATETASNETFNDNNQRRWTKYALWWAIATFLGHWVLWPLPMYAAKFIFSKEASLLSSFTLESSTFSNPFPIEMHCSTANV; this comes from the exons ATGGACCTCACCTACCGCTCTGACGAGTCTTCTGTAGTCCCCTCACCTCTACCCCAATCAGTCGGATATGGCGTCGTGGTAGCTGCTGGCCTGGCATTTGCCTTTG GCATGATGGGCTTGACCGCGATCCTGAAAAAGACCTTGAATGAAGATAATTCCAAAGTGGAAAC CTTCATGGTTGCCAACAGAACAGTACGAACCGGTCTAGTCGCATCGGCGGTAGTTTCG TCATGGCTGTGGAGTACTGCCCTGTTGAGTTGCGTCCTAGTAACTTACAGCTACGGAATCAGCGGGGCGTTTTGGTACGGCGCTGGTTGCTCAActgtcatcgtcttcttcggaTACCTGGGAACCGTTTGCAAGGGACGCGTCCCTGAAGCCCATACTATTCTCGAAGTCATTCGTATCAGATACG GAACTGTCGCCCACCTAAGCTTCACATTCTTGGCCATCGTGAATAATCTTCTCAACACGATCAACATGATCCTAGGCGCATCGGCAGCCATATCCTTCTT TTTCCTCACCGACTACATTCACACCTTCGCCATTCTTATTCTGAGCTGTTGGTTAACAGCCAAGGTCATAACGTCAGAATCTGTCGGCTCAATCGGACGTCTTTACGATCTCGTCGTCGCCGCTCAGTCAAaccatgttgttgaaggcaaCTATGAGGGCTCGTTACTCACCATGACATCCCAACAGGGTATATACTTCgccatcatccttctcaccTCCAACTTCGGCGCGGTTGTT ATGGACACGGGGTATTTCCTCAAGGCGTTCGCAGCGTCGCCGAGCGCCGTTGTCCCAGGCTATGTCTTGGGCGGGATCTCTTACTTCAGCATCCCGTGGTCGCTCGGCACGGTCGTGGGCATGGCGTCGCTGGGACTGGAGGCGCTTCCTATCTTCCCTACATACCCGAGA CTCATGACTGGCGCCGAAGTCACAAACGGCCTCGCCTTACCTTATGTCGCCGTCGCTGTCGCAGGCAAGGGGGGTGCCGTTGCCGTTCTGCTAATGACTTTCATGGCTGTCACCTCAACTTTGTCAGCACAAATTCTTGCCGTTTCTTCAATCCTGACGTTCGACATATACCGCGTATACTTCAATCAGGAAGCTTCCAACGAGCAGGTGATTCGATGGGGACACATTGGCGTTGTATTCTTTGGAGTCGTCGCTGCGGCTTTCACTGCAATGTTCCATTACATCGGAGTGGACATGGGCTGGACACTCTACATGCTCG GAATTCTAACGTGTCCGGGCGTAATTCCGCTTATCTTCACCATAATTTGGCGCAAACAGACTAAGCTCGCCGCTATTAGCTCTGCATTCCTAGGAATGGCAACGGGCCTCGGCGTCTGGCTCGGCTCCGCATACGCCTTTTCCGGAAAAGTAACGGTCGCGTCTACGGGAGGGACCCTACCCTGTATGTATGGCACCGTTGCATCTTTATTCAGCCCATTACTCTACAGCGTGGCTGTTACGTATATACGACCTGATAATTATGACTGGAGCCGTTTCAAGGAACAGAGGCTAGCTGTTGAGCCGGACGAGAGCTCCAGTGCATCAGATACTTCTCAAGGTAAAGGCCCGGAACAGGTCACAGCAACTGAGACGGCGTCAAATGAAACCTTTAACGACAATAACCAACGTAGATGGACTAAATATGCTCTCTGGTGGGCTATTGCTACGTTTCTTGGTCACTGGGTATTGTGGCCATTGCCAATGTACGCAGCGAAATTCATCTTCAGTAAAGAGGCAAGTTTATTATCTTCATTTACCCTAGAGTCGTCCACGTTCTCAAATCCCTTCCCTATTGAGATGCATTGTTCTACTGCTAATGTCTGA
- a CDS encoding related to lipoxygenase 1 yields the protein MATAPPLAPRPPQLTLDEILNSKVNYAVEDDPLEVWDKGVFLNELLRQGIVLSTDKTGALDGNLVARKGLQTGTYMGTRLALTELYKILEEAAASHFDTQGFEPIFPVKRDLAVKQSTYQWSDPSDCYPPHLKTDTLPKDEQQSPDGGPRKDGVGQIFNETEVNFVKKLAFMFSFIIPKELSSTDGPYVGPTLADVEKWSKDNQPKADSDADQSAKPNGAVVNGVKQSQNADIMKGRNMGEHDDWYSDAKFAQQHFSGVNPSTIETAPAEKIKTYIAEAEKQGLDAVKKLLEEGKDLLIQDYSYFREATGVKNDEEFKNTIPNPNPNGQPSYRYAAASVVVFQLHEDGRLHPLAITLDYQGSLDNSVTIFNKRLNPDDKGKIAEKDDWPWRYAKTVAQTADWARHEVATHLVDTHMIEEAIIVATNRTIPERHILYEILSPHWFRTLALNDAARKLLVPLVIARISGFASGQKPDPKVGAFGLVNWSYKNFNFQDKYIPNDLKKRGFDIEGEKSDKYRNYPYASDMYLLWGIIREFVKSVLETKYTSDDIVAKEACIADWCKEIQTSGQIPSFPTITTVDQLIDAVTMCIHTASPQHTAVNYLQDYYYSFVPSKPPALCTPLPKSLQDLEGYTEQHLTDALPIGLKDAKWKDWLLAAQLPELLSFKVEDRYNLITYAKSLYNVNKDRTITENKELNSEAIKDAAEIFYSRLKNAGLAFDYFSAIQTPGSIEYPVLQPEVTAVSILI from the exons CGCGCAAGGGTCTCCAGACTGGTACCTATATGGGTACACGCTTGGCCTTGACTGAACTATACAAGATTCTCGAAGAAGC CGCTGCCTCTCACTTCGACACTCAGGGATTCGAGCCCATCTTTCCCGTCAAACGTGATCTCGCTGTTAAGCAGAGCACCTACCAATGGAGCGACCCTAGCGACTGCTATCCCCCTCATCTGAAAACCGATACCCTCCCCAAGGATGAGCAACAAAGTCCGGACGGTGGCCCCAGAAAAGACGGCGTCGGACAAATCTTCAACGAGACAGAAGTCAACTTCGTCAAAAAGCTTGCCTTCATgttctccttcatcatccCTAAAGAACTCTCATCAACCGATGGTCCCTACGTCGGACCAACTCTTGCCGACGTTGAGAAGTGGAGCAAGGACAACCAGCCAAAGGCTGACTCTGACGCTGACCAGAGCGCGAAGCCCAATGGCGCTGTTGTCAATGGCGTCAAGCAAAGCCAGAACGCAGATATCATGAAGGGCAGAAACATGGGTGAACACGATGATTGGTACTCTGATGCCAAGTTTGCGCAACAGCACTTCAGCGGTGTCAACCCTTCGACTATCGAGACTGCtcctgctgagaagatcaaaACTTACATTGCCGAGGCAGAAAAGCAAGGCCTTGACGCGGTGAAGAAGTTACTCGAGGAGGGCAAGGACCTTTTGATTCAGGATTATTCCTACTTCCGTGAGGCCACTGGAGTCAAGAACGACGAAGAGTTCAAAAACACAATCCCGAACCCAAATCCTAACGGCCAGCCCAGCTACCGATATGCTGCCGCCTCGGTCGTTGTCTTCCAGCTCCACGAGGACGGTCGCCTCCACCCATTGGCAATCACCCTTGACTACCAGGGCTCTCTCGATAACTCcgtcaccatcttcaacaagagaCTGAACCCTGatgacaagggcaagatcgCTGAGAAGGACGACTGGCCTTGGAGATACGCCAAGACCGTTGCCCAAACAGCAGACTGGGCACGACACGAAGTAGCCACCCATCTTGTCGACACGCACATGATCGAGgaggccatcatcgtcgccaccAACCGAACCATCCCCGAGCGTCACATCCTCTATGAGATCCTCAGCCCTCACTGGTTCCGAACCCTTGCTCTCAACGACGCTGCgcgcaagcttcttgttcctctTGTCATTGCTCGCATCTCCGGTTTCGCCTCTGGACAAAAGCCTGATCCCAAGGTCGGCGCTTTTGGGCTGGTTAACTGGTCGTACAAGAACTTCAACTTTCAGGATAAGTACATTCCCAATGATCTCAAGAAGCGGGGCTTTGACATTGAGGGTGAAAAGAGTGATAAATACCGCAACTATCCCTATGCTAGCGATATGTATCTCCTCTGGGGTATTATCAGGGAATTCGTCAAGTCTGTTCTTGAGACCAAGTATACTTCAGATGATATCGTTGCCAAGGAAGCTTGTATTGCCGATTGGTGTAAGGAGATTCAGACCAGTGGCCAGATTCCTTCATTTCCCACCATCACTACAGTGGACCAGCTCATCGACGCCGTCACCATGTGCATCCACACTGCATCACCTCAGCACACAGCTGTCAACTATCTTCAGGACTACTACTACAGCTTCGTCCCCTCTAAGCCCCCGGCGCTCTGTACGCCTCTGCCCAAGAGCCTCCAGGATCTTGAGGGCTATACCGAGCAGCACCTGACCGACGCTCTCCCCATCGGTCTCAAGGACGCCAAGTGGAAGGACTGGCTTCTAGCTGCGCAACTGCCCGAGCTGTTGAGTTTCAAGGTCGAGGACCGCTACAACCTCATCACCTACGCCAAGTCTCTGTACAATGTTAACAAGGACCGCACCATTACTGAGAACAAGGAGTTGAACTCGGAGGCAATTAAGGATGCCGCCGAGATTTTCTATAGTCGGCTTAAGAATGCGGGTTTGGCGTTTGACTATTTCTCTGCAATACAGACTCCTGGTTCTATTGAGTACCCTGTGCTTCAGCCTGAGGTTACGGCTGTTTCGATCTTGATTTAG